The following proteins are co-located in the Carassius gibelio isolate Cgi1373 ecotype wild population from Czech Republic chromosome A21, carGib1.2-hapl.c, whole genome shotgun sequence genome:
- the LOC127941961 gene encoding cytochrome c oxidase subunit 8B, mitochondrial — MSGLLRGIARIRTVPVLRGSTVTQRANIVTRPAKDKFGPAETIIGLTVFSFTILGPSGWVLANLENYKKKGTAESE; from the exons ATGTCTGGACTTCTGCGGGGAATCGCTCGGATCCGCACCGTTCCGGTTCTGCGGGGATCAACCGTCACCCAGCGAGCCAATATTGTTACGCGCCCGGCCAAGGATAAGTTTGGGCCCGCT GAGACAATAATTGGTCTGACCGTATTTTCTTTTACCATCCTGGGACCATCTGGGTGGGTTCTGGCCAACCTGGAAAACTACAAAAAGAAGGGAACTGCTGAGTCTGAGTGA
- the LOC127941959 gene encoding ubiquitin thioesterase OTUB1-like, with the protein MAEEQQLEISQKETDGLNCLAHDEAVIAQQDKIQQEIATSIPLVSERQELSVLKQQYADDDTIYQQKIRDLQKKYSSIRRTRPDGNCFYRAFGFSHLESLLEDSKELHRFKAIAAKSKLDLVSQGFMEFTIEDFHNTFMDLIETCDKQASVGELLGSINEQSVSDYLVVYLRLVTSGYLQREEDFFQHFIEGGRTVREFCQQEVEPMSKESDHIHIIALAQALNVCIQVEYMDRGEGGTVNHHIFPEDGEPKIFLLYRPGHYDILYK; encoded by the exons ATGGCGGAGGAGCAACAGCTGGAGATCTCTCAAAAAGAGACTGATG GGCTGAATTGCCTGGCACACGATGAAGCTGTTATTGCACAGCAAGATAAAATTCAACAAGAG ATAGCGACCAGTATTCCTCTGGTGTCAGAAAGACAGGAACTTTCTGTCCTTAAGCAACAATATGCTGACGATGACACCATTTACCAGCAGAAGATAAGA GACTTGCAGAAGAAGTACTCATCTATACGCAGAACACGGCCAGATGGGAACTGTTTCTACAGAGCCTTTGGTTTCTCACATCTGGAGTCTTTACTTGAAGACAGCAAAGAATTACATAG GTTCAAGGCTATAGCTGCCAAGAGCAAACTGGATCTTGTGAGCCAAGGTTTCATGGAATTCACCATTGAAGATTTTCACAACACG TTCATGGACCTGATTGAGACTTGTGATAAGCAAGCGTCTGTAGGTGAGCTGCTCGGCTCTATTAATGAGCAGAGCGTTTCCGATTATCTTGTCGTCTATCTGCGGCTGGTGACCTCTGGGTACCTGCAGAGAGAGGAAGACTTCTTCCAGCACTTCATAGAGGGCGGCCGCACCGTTCGAGAGTTTTGCCAACAG GAGGTGGAGCCCATGTCCAAAGAGAGTGACCACATTCACATCATAGCTCTGGCTCAGGCTTTAAACGTGTGCATCCAGGTGGAGTACATGGATCGAGGAGAGGGAGGAACAGTCAATCACCACATCTTCCCCGAAGACGGAGAGCCCAAGATTTTCCTTCTCTACAGACCGGGCCACTACGACATCCTGTACAAATAA
- the LOC127941960 gene encoding ependymin gives MKILFLIPVCLSLILSSCAQKPEPCKSPPLLEGSLTAFIPGHHLHVFEKFSYDAYGQNIRVLAAGKEGNQTFFVDRLLLFREGVSYEIHYHNQTCIKTALKEPFRHIGVPHDAHFLHQMVLGSSSLPGQGLLVNNWNGTVEETKESYLLTFTAFGCVPLYTLDFTQKGELTIMTSFFDLVEGIEDPNVFIPPSFCDSVEVLPSKGVGARSFISLL, from the exons ATGAAGATCCTCTTTCTGATCCCAGTTTGCCTGAGCCTGATTCTCAGCAGCTGTGCACAGAAGCCTGAACCCTGCA AGTCTCCACCTTTGCTTGAGGGGTCATTGACTGCG TTCATCCCTGGGCACCACTTGCATGTCTTTGAGAAATTCTCCTATGATGCCTATGGACAGAATATCCGAGTTCTAGCAGCTGGAAAGGAAGGCAACCAGACCTTCTTTGTTGACAGGCTTCTGCTCTTTAGAGAG GGAGTCAGCTATGAGATCCACTACCACAACCAAACTTGTATTAAGACAGCATTAAAGGAACCATTCAGACATATTGGGGTTCCTCATGATGCCCATTTCCTGCATCAAATGGTCTTGGGCAGCAGCTCTTTACCAGGACAAGGACTGCTGGTCAATAACTGGAATGGAACAGTGGAGGAAACAAAAG AAAGCTACCTGCTGACCTTCACTGCGTTTGGCTGTGTGCCTCTCTACACCCTGGATTTCACACAGAAAGGGGAATTAACCATAATGACAAG CTTCTTCGACCTAGTGGAAGGAATCGAGGACCCGAATGTATTCATCCCTCCTTCATTCTGTGACTCTGTGGAAGTGCTGCCGTCTAAAGGTGTAGGTGCAAGATCCTTCATCTCTCTTCTGTGA